AGACGGTTTGACCGGAACAGTTGAGTACTGATAACACTGCCGACGACTTTCCAGTTTTATTGCAGTGTGTGTAGTCAAGCAAGAGCTCCTGCAGGTTGACTAGAACTGATGAGCCACATCGCCGGCGCCCGGTGGAGCAAGCTGCTGGTAGCCTAGGTTCAGCTGAAGCGAGGcctgagcctgagcctgagcctgtGCCTGCGCGTGCGCATGCACCGCCGCCTCGAAGAGGTTGGCAGGGAAGAAGCACTTCATGTCCAGTGCGGTGAAAGGGTTCAGCTCCGGCGCCACCGAGGGCCTGGCGATAGTCACCTGCTGCAACCGCTGCTCCTCCTCCGCAATCTGGTCACCAAACCATGTATAACGCGGACAGTAGTTATAGCTTAATTAATTTGGAACCGTCGAAGTTAATTTAATAGCCTCTGTACCTTGGTTCTGAGATCAATGCTGTCACTCTGAAGCTCTATCTCCTAAAATGGTGATGAGAATATATGTATTAAATGCAAGACGTACGGTCGATAATAAAGCCAAGATTAGTTAATTAGCTAACGGAAGCCTGTAGAACAACCCATACAGTAGTATACATTACGTACCCTTTTGACCATGTAGTTGATCTCAGAAGATAGGAGCTCATTCTGAGACATGAACGCACAGAGAAGGATCAACATTTATAAGTAAATAATTCATGGATCTAGGAGCATAACATTGATATAAGAAACTCAAGAACTACTCATATTTATATGCCTTGTACAGACACTACTGTACAATTTATTAGTGGACGCTATATACACTAGTACTATGTGAAGGTACGGTACTGCTGGATGCCAAACTTGATGAAAGAGTTCAAAATCGGTGGGAAGTTGATCAAAATTTCAAATATACCTTCCTGGCCCTGATCTTCGCAATGCCTTTCTCAAGCCGGCTTTCGAGTTGCTTCAGCTCCTTGAGTGACAGGTTCCCAACAGAATCACCAACCAAGTGCCTTTATAGAAGATAAGAATTGGTTAGACGATGGGGGGAAAATGTGTACATGCAAGCATGTGCAGTCTGATCTTACTTGTTAGTGCTTTGCAGCATCTGGATCTGGTGGCGCAGCTTTGCAGCTTCTTGCTGGTAGTATTGCTTCAGAAAGAATAGATTATATCAACAAAAACAAAGAGAGTGAGCTGTCTATCACATTCGTTAATTAATATCCACGTCATCCGATTCCAATTGAGTTAGAAAAACCAAGCTCCAGCCCATGATTTGGATGTTTTACCAG
This window of the Triticum aestivum cultivar Chinese Spring chromosome 5D, IWGSC CS RefSeq v2.1, whole genome shotgun sequence genome carries:
- the LOC123119942 gene encoding MADS-box transcription factor 13; the encoded protein is MGRGRIEIKRIENTTSRQVTFCKRRNGLLKKAYELSVLCDAEVALIVFSSRGRLYEYSNNSVKATIDRYKKAHACGSTSGVPLIEVNAQQYYQQEAAKLRHQIQMLQSTNKHLVGDSVGNLSLKELKQLESRLEKGIAKIRARKNELLSSEINYMVKREIELQSDSIDLRTKIAEEEQRLQQVTIARPSVAPELNPFTALDMKCFFPANLFEAAVHAHAQAQAQAQAQASLQLNLGYQQLAPPGAGDVAHQF